Part of the Streptomyces sp. RFCAC02 genome is shown below.
AGATCGCCGTGGAGCTGACCCGTCCGGACGCCGCCCCGGCGAACGTCGACTTCTGCGTCGGGCACGGCATCCACGCCGTGGTCGGCACCACCGGCTGGACCGAGGACCGTCTGACGGCCCTGCGCGCCCGCCTCGCGGAGTCGCCGGGGACGGGCGTCCTCATCGCGCCGAACTTCGGCATCGGCGCGGTCCTCACGATGCGGTTCGCGCAGCAGGCCGCCCGGTTCTTCGAGTCGGTCGAGATCGTCGAGCTGCACCACCCGCAGAAGGCGGACGCCCCGAGCGGCACGGCCGTCCGCACGGCCGAGCTGATCGCCGAGGCCCGCGCGGCCGCGGGCCTGCCCGCGCAGCCCGACGCCACCACGTCCGCGCTGGACGGCGCGCGGGGTGCCGACGTGGGCGGAGTCCCGGTGCACGCGGTGCGGCTCCGCGGCCTGGTGGCCCACCAGGAGGTGCTGTTCGGCGACGAGGGGGAGACGTTCACCCTGCGCCACG
Proteins encoded:
- the dapB gene encoding 4-hydroxy-tetrahydrodipicolinate reductase; the protein is MSKLRVAVIGAAGRMGSEAVRAVESADDMELVAALRRGDPLQTLVDAGAEIAVELTRPDAAPANVDFCVGHGIHAVVGTTGWTEDRLTALRARLAESPGTGVLIAPNFGIGAVLTMRFAQQAARFFESVEIVELHHPQKADAPSGTAVRTAELIAEARAAAGLPAQPDATTSALDGARGADVGGVPVHAVRLRGLVAHQEVLFGDEGETFTLRHDSMHRGSFMPGVLLGIRRIGGAPGLTVGLEHFMGLDG